CCTTCGCGCCGGCGAGTCCGTTTCGCGCCTCGACACTCCGAGAAGGCCAGCAGGGCCAGCAACGTGCCGCCGCCCGCCAGCGTGTATCCCAGCGCCTGGTGACGCGCCCTGGCGTTACGGCAGTCCACGATCTGTTCCCAGACTTCCCGGCTGACGAACCGCTTCGTCGCGCCAGTCCAGGGGCGATCGGCTCCCAGCAACCGGTCGAACCCCACGGAGCGCTCCAGCGCCGTGCCGCAGGCGGTCACCGAGCGCGCGGCGGGGCCGGATGGCGTGACCGGTGCCGACAGGACACCGACCGCCCCGATACCGCAGGCGATCGCGGCCAGGACAAGCCCGTAGCACAGGCGCATGGCCGTTACTTTCGCATCCTCGCCGGGAGCAGCGCTCAGGCGGGGTTTGCCGAGGTGGACGGCAGCGGGTGTTCCTCGGCGAGCGCGTCCGGTGCCGAGAGGCGCCATGCCTCATAGAGCAGCTCGCCGAGCTCGTCCGCGTCGATCTCCGGCAGGTGGACGACGACCCAGCCGAACCCGCCCGCGGTGAACTGCACCTCGAACACCTCGGGCCGCTCGGCCACCAGGGCCACCTGCTCGGACAGCAGTTGCTTCAGGCCCACCGTGCTGGTTCGCGGCCAGTGGTAGCCGAAACGCTTGCCGCGCACGCTGAATGACGTGTAGTCCCGCGCCTTGGCACTCGTGACCTCCGCCAGGTCGCGCACCATCCGCAGGAACTGATCGTCCGAAACACCCATGCGGATCATTCTTGCGTACCCCACCGACAGCCTGCTCGCTCGCGCCGCCGTACCAGCGGGCTTGAGCAGGGAGCACCCTTCGTCCCAGGAACACCGATGGACCGGGCGGTGGGGAATGGCTGAGCTGCGGTCGCGGTGCGCGGGGCTGAGAAGTTGGGTAAAGTTTGGGACTCTTCTTGGCCATCGAACCACCGCACCCGCCTGAGCGTGCCATATTCAGTTGTGGGTCAATCGACCGACACCGGCCGCCCGTAAATCGCACTAGCGTCGGCGCTATCAATTTGTGAAACGTAGGGAGTAATACGGTGTCGACGTTTCCGCGTATCGGTATTCTTGGCGAACTGGATGTACGTAACGGTGATAATGTAATACCGTTTCCGGCCGGGAATCTCCGGGTGTTGCTGGCCACGCTGGCCTTGCGCGTCGGGAAACCGGTGGAACGCGACGAGTTGATCACCGCGATCTGGCCGGACGATCCGCCACCGAGTGCGCAGGCCACCCTGCGCGGCTACGTCAAGCGACTGCGCAGGGTCCTGATGACCGGCGCCGGCGAGGAGATCTCCGCGGTGCGGGCGACCGATGGCGGCTACGTGCTGTGTCTGCCCGAAGACAACGTCGACCTGGTCCGCTTTCGCAGGCTGGTCGCGCTGGCCGCGGTGCGCCGTGACGTGTACGGCGAGCTGCCCCTTCTCCAGCGGGCCCTCGCGCTGTGGCGGGGCCCCGCGTTCGTCGACGTCAGCAGCCCTGCGCTGCGCCCCGGCGTGGTCAACACGCTGCACGAGGAGTACCTGCGGGCCAGGGAGCGGGAGGTGGAGATCCGGCTGCGCCTCGGCCAGTACGGGTGGCTCATCCCCGAACTGGCCGCCCTCGTCGCGGACAACCCCTTACGGGAAACGCTGTGGTACCAGCTCGTGCTGGCGCTGCACCTGAACGGCAGGCAGGCCGAAGCGCTCGCCCACTACGAGTCGCTGCGCGAGTTGCTCGCCGACTCGCTCGGCACCGACCCCAGCCCGCTCATGCGGGACCTGCACCAGCGGATTCTGTCCGGGAAGCCGATGCGCACAGCATGCTGAGCCGGCTATCACGTAAAGATAACAGATCAATAAATGCGTGCCACGGGCGTGCCACCCGGTTGCCACGCCCGGTCGGCAGAGTTGGTTTCACGCGGGGCGCGGCCACCGATCCGGCAAAACGGACGCGCCCGACGGACGAATTGTGAGGTGAGATCGTGGCTGTCGAAGCCGGATGGCATTTCGTCACGCTGCCCGATCACGACGAGGCGAAGGTGGTGCTCCGGCGGCTCGATGCGAGCGCGTACCGGGTGCTCAACCATCCCTCCGGCCGGCCGTGGCTGCTGACCACGACCCCCAGGGACCAGCTCGTGGCGCATGCCGAGGGCCCGAACCGTATCGCGGTGCTCGGCTGGTCCTCGGCCACCGTACGGCGGCTGGCCGCGGCCGCGTCCGGGCACGAGCTGTCCGCTCTCGACGACCTCGCCCACGAACTGTCCGGCGGCTTCCACCTCGTCGCCAGCTTCGAGGGGCGAGTTCGCGCACAGGGCAGCGCATCCGGGCTGCGGCGGGTATGGCACGCCGAGATCGACGGCGTCCACATCGCCTCCGACCGCGCCGATGTGCTGGCCGAGCTGGGTGGGCACCCGCTCGACGAGGTGGCCGTGGCAATACGCCTGCTGCGGGTGCTGCCGCACCCGGCGGCGGAGCAGCCACTGTGGCAGGGCATCCGGCCGGTACCGCCGGACAGCTACCTGCGCCTCGACCGGGAGCGGGGGCGCACCCCGAGCCTGGTGCGCTGGTGGCGGCGTCCGGAACCGGAGCTCACCAGGGCGCAGGGTGCCGAGCGCCTGCGCGGGGCGCTGGAAGACGCCGTGGCCGCGCGGGTCCGGGACGGCCTGACCATGCACTGCGACCTGTCCGGCGGGCTCGACTCGACCCCGCTGTGCTACCTCGCAGGTCGCATGACCGCGCCGTTGCTGGCCTCGACCGCCTACAACGACGATCCCGGGGCGGGGGAGGACCTGCGGTGGGCGCGACGCGCGCTTTCCGCGATGCCGAGCGTCCGGCACGAGGTGCTGTCCTTGGATGACATGCCGGACTTCTTCGGCGGCATCCCGGAACTCCGGGCCCGCGCGGACGAACCGACCGGCGCGCAGCTCGCCATGCCACGGGTGGGGTACCGCATTGAGCACGCCAGGGCACGGGGCGCGGACACCTACCTCACCGGACTCGGCGGCGATCACCTGCTGCGCGGTGTGCCGGTGTGGGAACACACCCTGTTCCGGCGCCACCCGGTGCTGGCCCTGCGCCGCGTCTGGGCCAACCAGATGCTGGAAGGCAGACCGATGCGTACCACGGTCCGGGCGCTGCTGGCCAACGAGTCCTACCGCTCGTGGTTCCGGCGTTCGGTGCGGACGGGCGAGTACGCCCACATGTTCACCGGTACCCCCACCCTCGACTGGGACATCCCGCTGTCCTGGCCGACCTGGCTCCGGCCGGAGGCGCGGGACGCGGTGCGCTCCCGGCTCACCGCGATCGCCGTGGACGTCGAGCCGCTCGGGCCGGACCGCGCGAGCCACTCCGAGCTGGCGAAGATCCGCGACGGTGCCCGGCTCGTGCGCGGGTTGCAGCAGTACGCGGGCACCATCGGCATGCCGTTCGAGGCTCCCTTCTTCGATGACCGGGTGATCGAGGCCTGCCTGTCCGTACGGCGCCACGAACGCGTGCATCCCAAGGAGTACAAGCCACTTGTCAAGGCCGCGATGCGTGGCGCGCTCCCGGACGACTTTCTCCGCCGCAACGGCAAGACCGGCGGTAGCGCGCAGGCCGCACGCGGCCTGCGCGGCCACTTCGACGAACTGGTCGAGTTCTGTGCGCGTTCCCCGCTGGCCGGGCTCGGCCTGATCGACATCGACAGGTTGCGCCGCGAGGCCGTCCCGTCCTGGTCGAGACCGCGGGATCGCAACTTCGACTCGACGGTGAACTGCGCGGCCTTCCTGCACACCACCGCCCGACGTAGCGCCGCTGACACGGCGGCCTGAACGGAAGGGAACCGACATGCCCATCCGGTTGAACGACGACGTCTCGAGCGTGCGGACCGATTACGGCATGGTCCTGCTCGACGAGAACACCGGCAGATATTACGAACTCAGCGAGACCGCGGCCTGCGTGGTCGACCATCTCGACGGCGAGCACAGCGAGGACCGGGCGGTTGATGCGCTCACCGGCCGGTTTGAGGTCACCGACCAGCGCGCCCGTGCGGACGTCCGCGCGCTGGTCGCCAGGCTGGAGTCGGCCGGGCTGGTCACGACATGACACTGCCCGTGCTCCCGGACACCCTGGTCCGTGTCTCGATTGCCCGCAGGGTGCTGACCTGGGGCGTGGTCGGTGTGGCCAGGGCGCTCGCCCGGCGGCCGCCCCGGCAGCTCCGCCGCGCGCTGGAACGGGCGAGCCGCGGCGCGCGGCCCGCCACCCACACGGAGGCCAAGGCGGCGCGGGACACCGTGCTGACCGTTAGCACCCGGTGCTGCGGCCCGGAGGCGTGCCTGCCGCGCTCGATCGCGGCGGCGCTGCTGTGCCGCCTCGACGGCAGCTGGCCGACCTGGTGCGCGGGGGTACTGCCGACCCCGCCGTTCGCCGCACACGCGTGGATCGAGGTCGACGGGGAGCTGGTCGACGAACCCGTGGAGCCGGGTTACTACCGCACGCTCGTCCGCGTACCGCGTGCGGCGCGGAAAGGCTTGGCCGGACACGGTCAAGAACAGGAAACACAGTGATGGATACGAAAGGAGATGGTTCCCCATGCAGCGGACCGCTTACGAGACGCCCACCGTTGTCGAGCTGGGTGTGTTCGCCGAGGAGACCGGCCTGGACGCCCCGCAGAACAACGAGGAGGTCATCGGCATCGGTGACGACTGGATCCCGCCGTTCGCGCCGAAGAACTGAGTTCCTGAAGAACTGAGGTACTGAACGCCTGCCGAAGGCGTCCGTACGCCGTGGCCGGTGCGTGTCGACGACGCACCGGCCACGGCGCCACGCGCGGGAGGACCGTATGCGACCAGCCGATCGCCTACTGTGCCGGACTCTCCTTGCTACCAGGGTAACTGGTATCCTGCTGGTCGCCGCAGGTGTCGTAGATGCCGCGACGCGGATCGCCATTCCCGCGGTGCTGGGCGCCGCCCTCGACGAGGTACTCGGCGGCGCAGGCCCGCTGTCTCCGGCGAGTTCGCTCCTCCTCGCCCTCCTGCTGGTGGCCGTGCTGGCCGAACCGGCGCGGGAGTACCTGGCCAGGCGCTGCGAACTGCTCGGGATGAAGGAACTCCGCGACCGGTCGAGCCGACACGCGATCTCGCTGGGAGCGCAGTCCCGGTTCGCCCCCGCCGACAGTCAGGCCCGGCTGCTCGAATCCACGGCCGAGGCGGCGCGCGTCAGTACCGCGGGACTCACCTTGCTGACCTCGGTGTGCACATCGGTCGCCGGACTCGTCGCGCTGGTGCTGATCGACCTTCCGGTCGCATTGGTATTCCTGTGCGGTGCGCCATTAGTGTGGTGGCTGACCCGCTGGCTGATCGGCCGGGTGGGCCGGATGACCGGACGTTATCAACGTGCCCACGCCGATCTCGCCGAGCGCTTCCTCGACGCGTTGACCGGGATACGGACGATACGCGCCAGCGGCACCGCCGAGCGCGAGATCGGCCGGATCCTCGGCACGCTTGGTGAACTGCGGGAAACCGGCCATGACTACTGGGAGACCCAGCGCCGCGCAGGATGGCAACTCGGCCTGCTCACGCCGCTGCTCGCCGTGGCCGCGCTCTCGGTCGCCGGACTCGGGCTGCTGGCGGGCAGGCTCAGCGCGGGCGAACTCGTCGCGGTCTCCAGCTACCTCACCTACGCGCTCGGCCTGCTGCGCCAGGCCTCCGTGCTCGCGAAGTTCGCGCGCGCACGGGGATCTGCGGAACGGCTCTCGGAGCTGCTGGCGCAACCGGTTCCGCCAGAGGGATACCTGCCGGCCCCGGTTGGCGCGCTCACCGTGCGGCTGCGCGGAGTCAGTGCCTGTCACGGGCACCGGCGGGTGCTGGGCGAGGTCAACCTGGACATCCCGGCGGGAAGCTCGGTCGCGGTGCTCGGGTCGGACGGGGCGGCGGCATCCCTGCTCGCCGAGGTCGTGGCCGGGCTACGTATTCCTGACCAGGGCGCGGTCCTCGTCAACGGGGTGGCTCAGTCCGCGTTCGATTCGCGGGCTCTGCGCGAGCGCGTCGGTTTCGCCTTCGCGCGTCCGCACCTGCTCGGCAACACCGTAGCCGACGCCGTCGCCTACACCGACGAACCACCAGCACCGGACCGGGTGGAGACCGCGCTGGACACGGCGGCGGCGCGCCCGTTCGTCGACCGGTTACCCGAGGGGGCCGCAACGCCATTACCCGGACTCCGGCTCTCCGGAGGTGAGACACAACGGCTCGGCATCGCCAGGGCGGTGTGCCGGGACGTGGGCCTTCTCGTGCTCGATGATGCTCTGTCCAGCGTGGACACCGTTACCGAATCGACGATCACCGAGGCATTGCGGACGGTCGCGCCGGGCGCCACGCGGCTGATCGTCACGCACAGGGCCACGACGGCGGACGCGGCGGATCTGGTGGTGTGGCTGGATGGCGGCCAGGTCCGCGCCACCGGTCCGCACCGTGAGCTGCTCAACCAAGCCGGCTACGCCGCGCTGTTCGGCTCCGGACAGCCGCAGCGAGAGGCCGCCTCGTGATCCGGCCGGTGCTGGCCGCGCACAAGCGCCTGCTGGTCACCTTTGTCCTGTGGTGCCTGCTCGGCGCCCTGCCGGTGCTGCTGTCCGGACGGCTGATCGCGGCCGCGGTGGACGTCGGTTTCCTCGCCGGCAGCGCCGTCAATGGCCTGCTGCTGCTCGGCAGCTACGGTGCCGTGATCGCGCTCGGCAGTTTCGCCACACGGCAGGCCATCCGGCCGATGTCGGTGATCGTGGAAGCGGTTCGCGATCACCTCGTGCGCTCCGTGGTACGCGGTACCCTGCACACCGCCGTACGTGAGGACAGGCCCGCCGAGTCGGGATCGGTGGCTCGCCTCACCCGGCAGACCGAGCAGGTCCGGCAGTTACTGGCCGGCCTGCTGATGGCACTGCGCACGGTCGCCTTCAGCCTCGTCGCCGCCATGGTCGGCCTGCTCACCTTGGCCCCGCTGGTCGGAATCATGACCGTGCCCGCACTGGTCGCCTGCGGGCTCGTGGTGGCATCGCTGTCGCGCGAGTGGCGCAAACGCTACGCCGATTCGCTCGCGTGCGAGGAGCAGCTTTCCGGCAGGCTCGCAGCCGTGCTTCCCGCCCTTCGCGACGTGCACGCATGCGCCGCGGCAGGGCGGACGACCGGCGAGGTGACGGCCGACATCGCCACCCACGTGCGTACCGCACGCGGCGCGGCGGTCATCGGTGCGGCACGGGTCGGTGTCGTGAGCCTGAGTGCACGGATGCCACTGGTCGCGCTGTTGCTGGCTGCCCCGTGGCTGGTCTCGTCCGGGGCGCTGAGCACGGGAGAGGTCGTCGGCGCCGCGACGTATCTGATCTCCGGGCTGGAACCGGCGCTGCGGTCCCTCATGGAGACGGTGGCCAACATGGGGCTGCAGCTGTCCACGATCCTGCGCAGGCTCGCCGCGCACGCGGCCGAGCCGCAAGCCCTGGTGCGGGGCATTCGTTCCCGCGCGGCTACGACCTGGCACTGCGCCAGGTCACGTTTCGCTACGGTCCGCATTCCCACCCGGTACTTGACGGGGTCGAGCTGGATATCCGGCACGGTGAGCACGTCGCGGTCGTGGGGCCGAGCGGAATCGGCAAGTCCACCCTGGCCTCGGTGCTGTGCGGCGCTATCGAGCCGGATGGGGGCAAGGTGTCTCTCGGAGGCACGCCGTTGCACCGGCTCGAACCAGGGGCGCTACGCCGCAGCGTGGTCCTCGTTCCGCAGGAGGCGTACTTGTTCCGCGGCTCGGTGCGGGACAACCTCAGTTATCACCGTGACGACCACCCCGACGATATGACGATCACCGGCGCCGTGACGGCCGTCGGCGCGCAAGAGCTGCTTTCCAGCCTCGGCGGGCTCGGCGCCGAGCTGCTCCCGCGCACGCTTTCCGCAGGCGAGCGTCAACTGCTGGTACTGGCCCGCGTCTACCTCGGTTCGGCCGAGGTCGTGGTGCTTGACGAAGCCACCTGCCATCTGGACGAGACCACCGAGGCGCGCGCCGAGCAGGCGTTTCGCAGCCGTGGCTGCACGCTGGTGGTCATCGCGCACCGCATCAGCTCGGCCCGGCGCGCGCAGCGGGTGCTGGTGCTGGACGGCACCGGCGTGCGGGACGGATCGCATGCCGCACTGGTCGCCAACTCGGATACCTACGCCGAGCTCGTCGGCCACTGGTCGACGTGAACGCGCTGGCGGGCAGAATCCCACCATGCCGATGCCGCACCTACCCGCACCCGGCTCCGCTGGTCTCGCCGAACGGGAGGTCAGCGGTTTCGCCGCCCGCTACGCGCGGTTGGTGCGGTTTGTCGTGGTGTCCCTGTGCGGCGGAGTGGGGGTGCTCGCCGTTCCCGTCGGCGGGATGGCCGGGACGGCGCTCATTGTTGCCGCGATGATCACCTGGAGCGGCTGGCTGCTCCGGCGGCGCGCTCGGCCGACGGCCCCGGTCGTGGTGGCGGATCTCGTGCTGCTGGCGGGGGTGTGCCTCTCGCAGCCGCTGACCGTGGGGCCCGAGCCGGTTTCGCACGGCAACACCTGGGTATGCGGGGTGATCTCGATTGCGCTGGTGACCTACCAGTGGTGTTACCCGCCGCTGCCCGGCCTCACCATCGCCGCGTTGCTGGTACCGATCGACATGGTTGGTGTCGCGCTGGCCGATCCTCATGGCTGGACGGCCGATCTCGGCCTTGGCGCCTGGATGCTCGTCGAGGCCGTGCTGTCTCAAGCGTTGTACCAGGCGATCCGGCGCAGGGCTCGCGACTGGGACCGCAAGGCTGAGGAGGTGGCCGAGGCCCGCAGGCAAGCGCGGGTGAGCGAGGTACGGCACCGCGCCGAGCGCGAGCATCTCGCCGTCCTGCACGACACCGCGTGCGCCACCCTGCTGATGGCATCGATACCTGGCTCGGATGTCGCCGAGGTCCGCGCGCAGGCACGGCGGGATCTGGACACGCTGACCCGGACCGAGGACACGACCACCGATACCGAGCTGGGCACGGCGTTGTCCGCGGAGGCCGAGGAACACGCCGTCGCGGTCACCGTGACGGCCGATGGCCAGGTATGGCTGCCAGCCACTGTCGCTTCCGCGTTGCGGGCCAGCTCCGGGGAAGCGCTGCGTAATGTCGCACGGCACGCGGGCGTACCGGAAGCCACGGTCCGGGTCGAGCAGGACGGCTGCGGCACAGTGGCTGTCGAGATCGTGGACACCGGCCGTGGTTTCGACCCGGACAGCGTGCCGGCGCCGCGGAACGGGATCCGGTACTCGATCCAGGAACGAATGCGCGCGGTAGTCGGTCGGGCCGACATCCGCTCGCGCCCCGGGCACACGTCGGTGCGGCTGGAGTGGCCCGATGGCTGACCCCTCCACACCGCCACCGGGTGGTCGCGTGCTGAACGGCGCCCGGCTGGCCACGTTCGGCGTGCTCGTAGCTGTCCATTTCGGACTTTCTTTACCCGCGCTCGTCTCGTCGTGGGACGTCTATGTGGACGCAGACCAGGCCGCCGTGGGCTACGCGGCACTCACCGCGAATGTGGGGCTGATCGGCTGGTTCGTGCTGCGCGGCCGGTCCCAGCCCGCCTGGGCGGTGCGTACCGGGCTCGTGGTCGCGATTGCGGCCTCGGTGCTGCTGACCGCGCAGGTGCCCGGAGACCAGCTCGTGCGGCAAGCGCACTGGACCTTCCCCGAACTGGGCTGGCACGGGGTCATGCTGCTGATCGAGCGACCCTTCGTGCATGCCTGCGCGTTCCTGGCCACCCATCTGGTGCTCACCGCCATCCAGGCCATCCTCATCGAGCCGCCGGACCGGATCGCCGCGTCCGGCATGCTGATCACCTCGGTGATCACCTGCGGGCTGCAACTCGCGATGTCATGGGGCATCAAGGTGCTCCGGCGGTACTTGGCACGGGCCGATGCGGCGGCACGCGAACGGGACCGGGTGCTGACCGAGAACGCCGTGTCCGTTCAGCTCCGCCTGGACCGGCGACGTCGGGACGCGGACCACGCCGCGGACGTGCTCACCGTGCTGCGCGGGCTGGCTGATGGCTCGCTCGATCCCGACGACGAGCGGACGCGGCGGCTCTGCGCGGTGCGGGCGGCGACCTTGCGCAGGCTGTTCGCGGAGAACGAAACCTCGTCCGACCGGCTGCTGCACGAACTGCGCGCGGGTATCGACGTGGCCGAGCGTGGCGGGGTCACCGTGCAGCTCGCCGTGCGGGGTACTCCGCGGTCGCTCCCGATACGGGTCCGCAGGGCGCTGACCGATGTTGCGATCGCCGGAATCGCGGCCGCGCGACGGACCGCACGGGTGACCGTGATCCACGCGGGGCAGGTGCGGGTCAGCGTGGTTACGGACGCGCCGGACATCGAGCTGCCTTCCGGAGCGGACGCCGGCGTGGCGGCCTCCGCAACGCACAATGGTGGGAAGCTGTGGGTCGAGGCGAGGTACCCCGTTCACAGGTCGTCCAGTGCCACCAGCCCGTCCTGAATCGCCCTGGCCACTAGGTTCGCCTTGGTGGCTGCGGGGCGGCCCACGTTGGCGTACTTGACCCGAACACGGTCGAGATAGGAGCTGACCGTGCGCGTCGACAGGCCGAGGCTCTCGGCGACCATTGCCTTGGACTCGCTTTGGAACCACTCGATCAGCACCTCGGCCTCGCGGGGCGTCAACGCGGGCCGGTCTGGGGCGGTGTTGCCTGCGAATGCTCCGGCGAGCGCCGGAGGTGTGTACGGGCACCCGCTCGCCGCGGCCCGCGTCGCCGGGACCAGGTGCTCCGCGCCCTCGGCCTTGGTCAGGTAGGTGAACGCGCCGAGTTCGAGGCAGTTCAACGCGGTCTGCTGGTCGTCGCGCATGGTGTAGACGATGACCTGGCGATCAGCCTCGACGAGCGTGCGCAGGTCATGGAACACCGAGGCGGCCGGGCCGAGACGGAGATCCAGCACAACGACGTCGGCGGCGTTGCCGGGAGGGGTCATCGCGACGCCCATGGTCGTGCCCTCGGCTACAACGGATATCGGCGGAATCGCCTGGGAGTACCACGAGCGGACGCCGGCCAGTACCACTGGATGATCATCGATGACGCTGACTGTCACCGGTCGACCCATGTGAGGCATCCTCCTCGTGGCATCTGCCGTGGACCGTCGGATACCGATGAGGTAATCATGATTGTGTACGGGCTCGCCAGCGCGCCGGCTCGACATCGCCCGTGCCGGGGCCGCGGCCGGCCAGGACCGGAACGCGGAGTACGTCCGGTCGTGGCGACACGCTGGTGTCTGTGCCGGACGAGGCGGGTGTTCGCAACGGAACCGGCGGTGGGGTGGCTGGTTCGGTGGGACGGTGCCGCGGGGATCCGCAAGACGACACTGGCGGTGCAGTGGGAGCATCGGGTGCAGGACCGGTTGCCTGACGGCACGTTGCAGGTGAGCCTGCGCGGCCACGAGCTTGGGGATCCGGCCACGCCCGGTGAGGTGCTGGAGGGGTTCCTGTGGGCGCTGGGTGTCGCGGCCGGGCGGATCCCCGGGGCCAGGAGGGGTTATCCGGCCCCCGTACGGCATTGCCGAAGAGGAGGTTGAGGACAGCCTCACTGTGCTGATCGTTCGCGCCCGCGGCGGTAGTTGCCCGCGGCGGTAGTTGTCTGTACCGCAGGATAGCCGCGTAGGCCGACCTCGGCCGGTCGTCCCGCGGAGATCATCGTGTAGATCTCGCGGACCGGGTAGGTCTGGATGGCTCTGACCTGGTGGGCGAACTCGTCGGTGATGTCCGCTAGAAGTTCGCTGGGTACGCGCTCGTTGCGCACTGCCTGTTCGATCCAGCCGAGGTGGGTCTTAGGCTTCCGCCGATCGTCCTTACTCCGTCAGCCTTGGCACGTCCATCACCTCCGTACCAGCCGATCAACCACCGACGCTGGAACATTAACCAATGTCGAGGTCAAGATGCCGGCTGAACACCCTTGGCTGCGCCGCTGCTGTGGCCGGGAGTTCGGGGTGTTGCGGCTGGTGTCCGCTGGGCCGGATGCCGCGGGTGTGGAGGCCGTTGATGAGGGCGGCTAGCGCCGCGGCGACTCGGCCGGGCCCGCTGTTGCGCCGGTGGCGCAACAGCGGGTGGAGTGGTTCAGGCTTGGCCGGTGTCGAAGCGGGTGATGGTGCCGTCGTTGATGGTGAAGTGCCAGCGGGTGCGCATTGTGCCCCAGCTGGAGTTGGTAAACCTGGCGATGAGGGCGCGTCCGTCGTCGGATTCGGATTCGACGTCCATTCGGCCCTCGGCCGAGAAGATCTCCTGGTCCACCCAGCTGTCGAGATTCCGGTCTGTGCCGTCGTCGGACATGGCGGCTCCCGGGGCCAGCAGGGAGTCGAACGCGTCCCGGTCGCCGGTGTTGATCGCGGTGACGAACGCGCGCACGGTCGGGTTGGTCGGTAGGTCGGCCATAACTGTGTTCCTTCCTAGGTGGCTCGGGGTGGTCCCAGCGATCCGGAACCATCCCGAGCCTGCGTGATCCGGTTTAGTTGTGCCAGTTCAGCGGGTGGTGTAGCCGCCGTTGGTGAAGATGGTCCGCCCGGTGATCCACCGGCCATCGGTGGCCAGGAAACCCACCGATGGCACGATGTCCTCGATCTGGGTGAGCCGGTTACCCAGGGTCTGAGACTTGTGGAACTCCACCCGTTCGAGTCTCCTGCGGGTGGCAGAACGGGGTGTCCATCGGGCTCGGTCCGATATTGTTGACCGAGATGCCCGGCCGGTGAACTCCTTGGTGGCAACGCGAGTGAAGTGTTCAGCGGCCTGGCGGCCGGCGTAGCTGGCGCAGCCGTCGGTGTAGGCGGCCAGTACCCACCTCGGCGGTGGCGGCGTCGAAAGGCGCCGAACCTGGCTCACCTGAGTGAGGTCACCCTGCAACCGAGACAGGGCACCGTGTGCAACCCCCTCCTGGGTGATTCCGATCCGTGCGACCGCATCGGAGCCCGTGTATCGACGCTGAGCGCCCCGGCCGTCGCGCCCTCGGCAGGGTGGGCCGAACCGGGTCGAGCAGCCGGATTCAGCCTCAGTTGAAACCGATGTTCCTGGTTACCGGCCGGTCGTATATTGAGTGCGCCAATTGTTTGGCATGTTGTTTCGTTGGCGATTCGGTACGCGGAAGGGGTGGGTTAATGAGGTTCAAAGCGTTGGTTCTGACCGTGGTCACCGCGTCTGGTTTGGTTGTTATGCCCGCGATGGCCGGGGCGGAAACGAGAATCGCGGACACCGGGATCACGACCCCGAAGAATGTCGTCACGCCGCCGGGCTGGGTCCGGGACATGCCTGCTCCGGCAACCGTCGGAGACGTCGGTACGGCGGCCGTGCTGGACATCCAGTACCAGGTGCAGCAGACCGGGTACTGGTGCGGCCCCGCCGCCACCCGGATCGCGATCTCGGCGCGCCGGAGCAACCCGCCGAGCCAGGCGACGCTCGCAGCCCAGCTGCCGACAACCACCAACGGCACCGACTGGATCGGCCAGGTCACCAGGGTGCTGAACCAGAACCTCGGCACAGGGTGGTACGAGACGAAGGAGATGCCGAACGACCCGCCAACGCAGGCACAGCGGGACCTGCTCTGGCGGGACATCGTGCTGGACATCAACAACGGATACGCCATCGTGGCGAACATCGTCGCCCCGCCGAGCAACCATCCACCCGGATACCCGAACTACACGGTCTACCACTACTTCACGGTAATCGGTTATGACAGCTCGGACATGACGGT
The sequence above is drawn from the Amycolatopsis aidingensis genome and encodes:
- a CDS encoding MmcQ/YjbR family DNA-binding protein, which encodes MGVSDDQFLRMVRDLAEVTSAKARDYTSFSVRGKRFGYHWPRTSTVGLKQLLSEQVALVAERPEVFEVQFTAGGFGWVVVHLPEIDADELGELLYEAWRLSAPDALAEEHPLPSTSANPA
- a CDS encoding AfsR/SARP family transcriptional regulator, which gives rise to MLLATLALRVGKPVERDELITAIWPDDPPPSAQATLRGYVKRLRRVLMTGAGEEISAVRATDGGYVLCLPEDNVDLVRFRRLVALAAVRRDVYGELPLLQRALALWRGPAFVDVSSPALRPGVVNTLHEEYLRAREREVEIRLRLGQYGWLIPELAALVADNPLRETLWYQLVLALHLNGRQAEALAHYESLRELLADSLGTDPSPLMRDLHQRILSGKPMRTAC
- a CDS encoding asparagine synthase-related protein, with translation MAVEAGWHFVTLPDHDEAKVVLRRLDASAYRVLNHPSGRPWLLTTTPRDQLVAHAEGPNRIAVLGWSSATVRRLAAAASGHELSALDDLAHELSGGFHLVASFEGRVRAQGSASGLRRVWHAEIDGVHIASDRADVLAELGGHPLDEVAVAIRLLRVLPHPAAEQPLWQGIRPVPPDSYLRLDRERGRTPSLVRWWRRPEPELTRAQGAERLRGALEDAVAARVRDGLTMHCDLSGGLDSTPLCYLAGRMTAPLLASTAYNDDPGAGEDLRWARRALSAMPSVRHEVLSLDDMPDFFGGIPELRARADEPTGAQLAMPRVGYRIEHARARGADTYLTGLGGDHLLRGVPVWEHTLFRRHPVLALRRVWANQMLEGRPMRTTVRALLANESYRSWFRRSVRTGEYAHMFTGTPTLDWDIPLSWPTWLRPEARDAVRSRLTAIAVDVEPLGPDRASHSELAKIRDGARLVRGLQQYAGTIGMPFEAPFFDDRVIEACLSVRRHERVHPKEYKPLVKAAMRGALPDDFLRRNGKTGGSAQAARGLRGHFDELVEFCARSPLAGLGLIDIDRLRREAVPSWSRPRDRNFDSTVNCAAFLHTTARRSAADTAA
- a CDS encoding lasso peptide biosynthesis PqqD family chaperone, giving the protein MPIRLNDDVSSVRTDYGMVLLDENTGRYYELSETAACVVDHLDGEHSEDRAVDALTGRFEVTDQRARADVRALVARLESAGLVTT
- a CDS encoding lasso peptide biosynthesis B2 protein, which codes for MTLPVLPDTLVRVSIARRVLTWGVVGVARALARRPPRQLRRALERASRGARPATHTEAKAARDTVLTVSTRCCGPEACLPRSIAAALLCRLDGSWPTWCAGVLPTPPFAAHAWIEVDGELVDEPVEPGYYRTLVRVPRAARKGLAGHGQEQETQ
- a CDS encoding lasso RiPP family leader peptide-containing protein, which produces MQRTAYETPTVVELGVFAEETGLDAPQNNEEVIGIGDDWIPPFAPKN
- a CDS encoding ABC transporter ATP-binding protein; the encoded protein is MRPADRLLCRTLLATRVTGILLVAAGVVDAATRIAIPAVLGAALDEVLGGAGPLSPASSLLLALLLVAVLAEPAREYLARRCELLGMKELRDRSSRHAISLGAQSRFAPADSQARLLESTAEAARVSTAGLTLLTSVCTSVAGLVALVLIDLPVALVFLCGAPLVWWLTRWLIGRVGRMTGRYQRAHADLAERFLDALTGIRTIRASGTAEREIGRILGTLGELRETGHDYWETQRRAGWQLGLLTPLLAVAALSVAGLGLLAGRLSAGELVAVSSYLTYALGLLRQASVLAKFARARGSAERLSELLAQPVPPEGYLPAPVGALTVRLRGVSACHGHRRVLGEVNLDIPAGSSVAVLGSDGAAASLLAEVVAGLRIPDQGAVLVNGVAQSAFDSRALRERVGFAFARPHLLGNTVADAVAYTDEPPAPDRVETALDTAAARPFVDRLPEGAATPLPGLRLSGGETQRLGIARAVCRDVGLLVLDDALSSVDTVTESTITEALRTVAPGATRLIVTHRATTADAADLVVWLDGGQVRATGPHRELLNQAGYAALFGSGQPQREAAS